A DNA window from Ignavibacteriales bacterium contains the following coding sequences:
- a CDS encoding pyridoxal phosphate-dependent aminotransferase family protein has protein sequence MDLFEKCWSFTRADEVKAQGCYPYFHAIEESEGPVVQIEGRKVIMAGSNNYLGLTAHPKVKEAAIAAVKKYGTGCSGSRYLTGTLDLHVELERRLANFMGREACLLFSTGYQTGQGIIPTLVGRGEYVVSDKDNHASIVAGTLIAAGMASYDSKEGNSVVRYKHNDMAHLEHVLSQLPAESAKLIVSDGVFSTSGEIVNLPDMVKVAHKHNARVMIDDAHAVGVIGKGGRGTASHYGLVKETDLTMGTFSKTFASLGGFVVGEHKVIDYLKHSAPALIFSASPTPASVASAMAALDILEAEPERVAKLMCNARTMRAGLKALGYRVSEHDTAVVSVIIGDTEKVLMMWKTLFEEGVFVNAFIRPGVPPGMEMLRTSYMATHEKKHLDKILEVFASVGKKFGVIN, from the coding sequence TTGGATCTTTTTGAGAAGTGTTGGAGTTTTACGCGCGCAGATGAAGTAAAGGCACAAGGATGTTATCCTTATTTTCATGCGATCGAAGAAAGTGAAGGTCCTGTTGTTCAGATTGAAGGTCGTAAAGTGATTATGGCCGGATCCAACAACTATCTTGGATTGACGGCACACCCAAAAGTGAAAGAGGCGGCAATTGCGGCGGTGAAAAAGTACGGCACCGGCTGTTCCGGTTCAAGGTATTTAACCGGTACACTTGATTTGCATGTTGAGTTAGAGCGACGCCTTGCAAACTTTATGGGCCGAGAAGCATGCTTACTTTTCAGCACCGGATATCAAACAGGACAAGGAATTATTCCGACACTCGTTGGACGCGGTGAATATGTTGTTTCGGATAAAGATAACCACGCCAGTATTGTTGCAGGAACTCTCATCGCAGCAGGAATGGCATCCTATGATTCGAAAGAAGGGAACTCTGTCGTTCGATACAAACACAACGATATGGCACATTTGGAGCACGTGCTTTCACAACTGCCTGCTGAATCGGCAAAACTTATCGTGAGCGACGGTGTCTTTAGTACATCGGGCGAGATTGTCAATTTGCCGGATATGGTGAAGGTTGCACATAAGCACAATGCGCGTGTCATGATTGACGATGCACACGCTGTTGGTGTCATTGGCAAAGGCGGTCGGGGAACGGCAAGCCATTATGGTCTTGTAAAGGAAACCGACCTGACGATGGGAACTTTCAGCAAAACATTTGCATCGCTGGGGGGATTTGTCGTTGGTGAACACAAGGTCATTGACTATCTAAAACACAGCGCACCGGCTCTTATTTTCAGCGCAAGCCCAACACCTGCATCCGTGGCGTCAGCAATGGCGGCACTTGATATTCTCGAAGCTGAACCTGAGCGAGTAGCTAAATTGATGTGTAATGCGCGCACAATGCGTGCCGGATTAAAAGCACTGGGATACCGTGTCAGCGAACACGATACAGCTGTTGTCTCCGTTATTATCGGCGATACAGAAAAAGTTTTGATGATGTGGAAAACGCTCTTTGAAGAAGGAGTGTTCGTGAATGCGTTCATTCGTCCTGGTGTACCTCCGGGAATGGAAATGCTTCGTACAAGTTATATGGCAACGCATGAGAAAAAACATCTCGATAAAATACTTGAAGTGTTCGCAAGTGTCGGTAAAAAGTTTGGTGTCATCAACTAA
- a CDS encoding cyclic nucleotide-binding domain-containing protein, which translates to MAPSKSSSDSAVWKNLFSQRVIREGTTEEVLSKVPAFANLAPRDLKEVAAIVHKREYRAGEPVFYQGDPGLGMYIVQDGEVSIAILGKDGNEQELAVLGDGDFFGELALLDESPRSANAICKTDCTLIGFFRPDLFELIDKKNTLGIKIVLKLAEIVAQRLRQTDKELSKVKSQLERLQTRDERDSYVNKKSQAKEESPGT; encoded by the coding sequence ATGGCACCTTCAAAATCTAGTTCTGATAGCGCGGTTTGGAAAAACTTATTTTCTCAACGTGTTATCCGCGAAGGCACGACAGAAGAAGTTTTAAGCAAGGTTCCTGCATTTGCCAATCTTGCACCCCGCGACTTGAAAGAAGTAGCAGCGATTGTCCACAAACGTGAATACCGGGCTGGAGAGCCGGTATTCTATCAAGGTGATCCGGGGCTTGGAATGTATATTGTGCAGGATGGAGAAGTGTCTATAGCGATTTTAGGGAAAGATGGAAATGAACAAGAACTTGCTGTCCTGGGAGATGGAGATTTTTTCGGCGAGCTTGCACTGTTAGATGAATCGCCGCGCTCTGCGAACGCCATTTGCAAAACAGATTGCACGCTGATAGGTTTCTTCCGTCCGGATCTCTTTGAATTAATCGATAAAAAAAATACGTTAGGAATAAAAATTGTACTGAAGCTGGCAGAAATTGTTGCGCAGAGGTTACGCCAAACCGACAAAGAACTTTCAAAAGTGAAGAGTCAATTAGAGCGACTTCAAACACGAGACGAAAGGGATTCCTATGTCAACAAAAAAAGTCAAGCCAAGGAAGAAAGCCCCGGCACATAA
- a CDS encoding NAD-dependent epimerase/dehydratase family protein, producing the protein MTGGTGFIGSHTVEQLIAEGFHVRCLIRPYQTNLRWLQGLPVDLVECDLLNSASILKCLEGSEYIIHIAGITKAKHQSDFYTGNATTTNNLLLAASRLKNLKKFCYISSLTAVGPSSSGIPLTETSHCHPITAYGKSKLEAERLCKNYSSKLPIVIIRPPAVFGPRDTDILEIFKWVNHGLKPILGSSAKTLSLVYAPDLAKGIIRATFDDRTVGETYNIADPTIFTFSSIIDYLATFVHKRTIQIRLPKGLVYSMAGIMQFVAFLSKNPAVLNIEKARDLLQTHWVCDPRKIQEHIGFQTSTSIYDGVNKTFRWYKDKGWL; encoded by the coding sequence GTGACCGGAGGAACCGGTTTTATCGGAAGCCACACCGTTGAGCAATTGATTGCGGAAGGTTTTCACGTCCGTTGTCTCATCCGTCCGTATCAAACAAATTTGAGATGGCTTCAAGGCCTGCCTGTTGATTTGGTAGAGTGCGATTTATTGAATTCTGCTTCGATTTTAAAATGTCTTGAGGGTTCAGAATATATCATTCACATTGCAGGGATTACGAAGGCCAAACACCAGAGTGATTTCTATACAGGAAACGCTACAACGACCAATAATCTCCTTTTAGCAGCAAGCCGACTGAAGAATCTAAAGAAGTTTTGTTACATAAGCAGTCTCACTGCGGTAGGACCGAGTTCGAGCGGCATTCCTCTCACTGAAACATCGCATTGTCATCCTATCACTGCGTACGGCAAGTCAAAGTTAGAAGCTGAACGTCTCTGTAAGAATTATTCATCTAAACTGCCTATTGTCATCATCCGCCCTCCTGCAGTTTTCGGGCCGCGCGATACGGATATTTTGGAAATATTCAAATGGGTCAATCATGGGTTAAAGCCCATACTCGGTTCATCAGCAAAAACGCTCAGTCTTGTCTATGCTCCTGACTTGGCAAAAGGAATTATCCGTGCGACGTTCGATGATAGAACCGTTGGCGAAACATACAATATCGCCGATCCGACAATTTTTACTTTCTCTTCCATCATCGATTATCTTGCTACTTTTGTACACAAACGAACTATTCAGATACGTCTGCCAAAAGGATTAGTATATTCGATGGCAGGTATTATGCAATTTGTTGCGTTTTTGAGCAAGAATCCTGCCGTACTGAACATCGAAAAGGCGCGTGATCTTCTGCAAACGCATTGGGTCTGCGATCCGCGAAAAATTCAGGAACACATTGGATTCCAAACATCAACATCCATTTATGATGGAGTGAATAAAACTTTTCGCTGGTATAAAGACAAAGGTTGGCTGTGA
- a CDS encoding universal stress protein, translated as MSTKKVKPRKKAPAHKVKPVHQPSIHIQRILVPIDFSEHSKNALKYAIPFAEKFKASIDLIYVVEPTIYPADFSFGQIGFPNVEEELRTRGSDELENLITKEIAGKVVSRKIVRTGKPFYEINQYALEENISLIIIATHGHSGMEQILFGSTAEKVVRKAPCPVLVVRSGEHEFVKV; from the coding sequence ATGTCAACAAAAAAAGTCAAGCCAAGGAAGAAAGCCCCGGCACATAAAGTTAAACCAGTTCACCAACCATCCATTCATATTCAGCGTATTCTTGTGCCAATCGATTTTTCTGAGCATTCCAAGAATGCATTGAAATACGCTATTCCTTTTGCAGAGAAATTTAAAGCATCCATCGACCTCATCTACGTTGTGGAACCCACAATCTACCCTGCTGATTTTAGTTTTGGACAAATAGGATTTCCAAATGTTGAAGAGGAACTGCGCACACGCGGCAGTGATGAATTAGAGAATCTCATAACAAAGGAAATTGCGGGTAAAGTGGTTTCACGAAAAATTGTGCGGACTGGAAAACCTTTTTACGAAATCAATCAGTATGCTTTGGAAGAAAACATTAGTCTTATTATCATTGCGACGCACGGACATTCAGGTATGGAGCAGATTCTTTTCGGCAGCACGGCAGAAAAGGTTGTGAGGAAAGCTCCATGCCCGGTGCTCGTGGTGAGATCTGGTGAGCATGAATTTGTAAAAGTTTAA
- a CDS encoding YCF48-related protein, translating into MISPTCHSILKYFCIIVLENIIQLQFLQAQWVSQIGYTPENLVDIVMLDSLKVIAIGDRNGILRTIDAGSTWINQTIALSAIFHWNRISFFDTSNGAIVGDHRLMTTTDGGLQWQIRTVPTQTQSCLSVMQTGPAGICVGTDSGWVYSTSDTGKTWISEKISTWPIRTFFAWRDSTFLGFSKYALTPYSLCTQYVIPSPSWSEEILPFFRGLGSEAFDAGFCHGGGSGFIVGVFGDLWSQPAIVRKLTTDTAWYSISTSIMGNGPLYGISTPSANVIYVCGSGGRIYKSTNGGDAWTKLEVPTTRNLHAIYFYDEKHGFAVGDSGTILYTSNGGEITVGVKKNEIIPSEFALNQNYPNPFNPTTTIEFSIGKSSYTSLRIYNVHGREVATLVIGSLSAGTHSVVWDASKCASGIYCYRLQTGSFIETKKLILLR; encoded by the coding sequence ATGATATCCCCGACCTGTCATTCTATTCTGAAATATTTTTGTATTATTGTTCTCGAAAATATCATCCAGTTACAATTTCTTCAAGCGCAATGGGTATCGCAAATCGGTTATACACCGGAAAATCTTGTAGATATTGTTATGCTCGACTCCTTGAAAGTCATTGCGATCGGTGATAGAAATGGAATTCTCCGAACGATCGACGCCGGCTCGACCTGGATTAACCAGACTATTGCCTTGAGCGCCATATTTCATTGGAATAGGATTTCTTTTTTCGATACTTCAAACGGTGCAATTGTTGGTGACCATCGGCTGATGACGACCACTGACGGAGGTCTCCAATGGCAGATACGGACGGTTCCGACACAAACTCAATCGTGCCTTAGTGTTATGCAGACCGGACCCGCAGGCATATGTGTTGGCACCGATTCCGGTTGGGTGTACAGTACATCAGATACCGGCAAAACTTGGATTTCTGAGAAAATCAGTACATGGCCGATTCGCACATTCTTTGCATGGCGTGATTCGACTTTTCTAGGCTTCTCGAAATATGCACTTACACCTTATTCACTTTGCACACAATATGTGATTCCATCTCCTTCATGGAGCGAAGAAATATTACCGTTCTTCCGGGGGCTTGGATCGGAAGCATTTGATGCGGGGTTTTGTCATGGGGGCGGGTCGGGATTTATTGTCGGTGTATTTGGCGACCTTTGGTCACAACCTGCAATTGTTCGAAAATTAACGACCGATACTGCTTGGTACAGTATTTCAACAAGCATTATGGGCAATGGACCATTATATGGTATTTCAACTCCTTCAGCCAATGTAATATATGTCTGCGGCAGCGGCGGCAGGATCTATAAATCGACAAATGGCGGAGACGCATGGACAAAACTTGAAGTACCGACAACACGGAATCTGCATGCAATCTATTTTTATGATGAAAAACATGGTTTCGCTGTCGGCGATTCGGGCACAATTCTTTATACATCCAACGGCGGGGAGATTACAGTTGGAGTTAAAAAAAATGAAATAATTCCGTCAGAATTTGCATTGAATCAAAACTATCCCAATCCCTTTAATCCGACCACAACGATTGAATTCTCTATAGGGAAATCGAGTTATACATCGTTGCGAATATACAACGTTCATGGAAGAGAAGTGGCAACGCTTGTGATCGGATCATTGTCTGCCGGAACTCACTCGGTAGTATGGGATGCATCGAAGTGTGCGAGCGGGATCTATTGTTATCGGCTGCAAACTGGCAGCTTTATAGAAACTAAAAAGCTCATCTTGTTGAGATGA
- the crcB gene encoding fluoride efflux transporter CrcB, translating into MLRNYFLVFFGGGIGASARYYLSGAVYRFLPADFPYGNLIVNITGCFAIGLLMTLMEERFLSEPSLRVFLAIGILGGFTTFSSFSYETVALLRDAEIFLASLNIAASVLGCLAATTLGMFIGRLF; encoded by the coding sequence ATGCTTAGAAACTACTTCCTCGTATTTTTCGGCGGCGGCATCGGAGCGTCTGCACGTTATTATCTTTCAGGCGCAGTGTATCGTTTCCTTCCAGCTGATTTTCCTTATGGTAATCTTATTGTCAATATTACAGGGTGCTTCGCCATTGGTTTGCTTATGACACTTATGGAAGAACGTTTTCTTTCCGAACCTTCACTGAGAGTCTTTCTTGCAATTGGAATTCTCGGCGGATTCACTACTTTTTCTTCATTCAGTTATGAAACTGTAGCGTTACTTCGAGATGCCGAAATTTTTCTTGCTTCTCTCAACATTGCCGCCTCTGTACTCGGTTGTTTGGCAGCAACAACTCTTGGTATGTTCATTGGTCGATTATTCTAG
- a CDS encoding LL-diaminopimelate aminotransferase, whose protein sequence is MNFFDNKIAERLGGQKFGKSTEIYKFELIKRAKAAAKKEHPDIPLIDMGVGEPDWPADPLVVQTLSQEAGKPENRWYADNGIQEFQEAAAQYLNQVYGITGLNPTEHIVHGIGSKPMLAILPICFINPGDILLTTIPGYPVTATYTKYLGGEVYNLPLLESNSFLPDLGSIPRPILKKSKAMYLNYPNNPTGATATSEFFKNVVDFADRHGIVVIHDAPYSALTFDGYKPLSFLSVDGAMDVGVEVHSLSKAFNMTGWRIGFICGNPKAVKAYATVKDNTDSGQFRAIQKAAITALSNTRITEKTVEKYSRRFNLLVKALADSGFDAKKPKGSFYCYVKAPKGTEQGDTFKTASEFSDFLIRKALISTVPWDDAGAYIRFSVTFEADSLEKEIEVLEELKNRMKRIGLIF, encoded by the coding sequence ATGAACTTCTTTGATAATAAAATAGCTGAAAGACTTGGCGGACAAAAATTCGGGAAATCTACAGAAATATATAAATTTGAACTTATTAAAAGAGCAAAAGCTGCAGCAAAGAAAGAACATCCTGACATACCCTTAATCGATATGGGTGTCGGGGAACCTGATTGGCCTGCTGACCCGCTTGTAGTTCAGACACTATCACAGGAAGCAGGAAAACCGGAAAATCGATGGTACGCGGATAACGGAATTCAAGAATTCCAGGAAGCAGCTGCTCAGTATCTCAATCAAGTCTATGGCATTACAGGACTGAATCCAACAGAGCATATAGTCCATGGAATCGGTTCAAAGCCTATGCTTGCGATCCTGCCGATTTGCTTTATTAATCCTGGCGATATTCTCCTCACAACAATTCCAGGGTATCCGGTGACTGCCACCTATACAAAATATTTGGGCGGGGAAGTTTATAATCTTCCATTGCTGGAATCAAATTCATTTCTGCCGGATTTGGGATCAATTCCAAGGCCGATTCTCAAAAAGTCAAAAGCCATGTATCTAAATTATCCAAATAATCCAACCGGTGCAACTGCAACCTCGGAATTTTTTAAGAACGTTGTTGACTTTGCTGATCGTCATGGAATTGTAGTTATCCACGATGCTCCTTACAGTGCGTTGACATTTGATGGTTATAAACCGCTCAGTTTTTTATCTGTTGATGGAGCGATGGATGTTGGAGTTGAGGTCCATTCATTATCTAAAGCGTTCAATATGACGGGCTGGAGAATAGGTTTTATTTGCGGTAATCCTAAAGCTGTCAAAGCGTACGCCACTGTGAAAGACAATACTGATTCAGGACAGTTTAGGGCTATTCAAAAAGCGGCAATCACCGCACTGTCCAATACGCGTATTACTGAAAAAACAGTTGAGAAATATTCAAGAAGATTCAATTTACTTGTAAAGGCATTAGCTGATTCAGGATTTGATGCAAAAAAACCAAAGGGATCTTTTTATTGTTATGTCAAAGCACCAAAAGGAACTGAACAAGGAGATACTTTTAAAACTGCTTCGGAATTTTCAGATTTCTTAATTCGGAAAGCTCTCATATCAACAGTACCATGGGATGACGCCGGTGCATACATTCGTTTCTCTGTAACATTTGAAGCCGATTCACTTGAAAAGGAAATTGAAGTCCTTGAGGAATTGAAGAATAGAATGAAAAGAATAGGACTGATTTTTTAA
- a CDS encoding M1 family aminopeptidase gives MQSLFTSNYKLKKYHCITVIFDVLIFLLLIVHVNVEAQASFNSLEHEQIVNSIFYGANLAFQKRSFMLTETAASTWFDVTYYRLALNIFTQSNSLKGKVTIKGICRDSASILTLDLVNRMQVDSVLVDGHTTSVAHNDNSFDISLARTFTSGEVLSVDVFYEGAPLATGFGSFMFDSHSGVPWVYSLSEPYGAKDWWPCKDDPSDKADSADIIVTCDSTLKVGSEGTLVSVVNNGNGTSTHHWKERYPIASYLISVAITNYTQFSNWFRYSATDSMEILNYVLPEHDSTARQNLPHVVHMLEIYSNLFGLYPFNKEKYGHSEISGGSSMEHQTMTSLTSFNEDVLSHELAHQWFGDMITCQTWSDLWLNEGFAQYSSALYRERQYGVTSYWTYMNSQLDQAKLAHGAIGIPDTSSVLNLFNPQRIYSKGATVLHMLRHVLGDSIFFLSVYTYANDPKLKYSSATMKDFQTVCETVAGKSLAFFFQEWLYGDRFPDYSYAWTWNSLGDSSFILLTINQTTIGTTPSFYTMPIDIRISANGHDTTIIVFNNAQQQNFTIPYPVKPSVVFLDPEGWILKFLFSENDRPPSIYLLEQNYPNPFNSTTTIVYQIPRQEQVVLKIYDILGREVTTLVDAKQYSGVYEYQWNPHIMASGIYFYRLNTGSVQIQRKMVLLK, from the coding sequence ATGCAATCACTCTTTACATCAAACTATAAATTGAAAAAGTATCATTGCATAACAGTGATATTTGATGTATTAATCTTTTTGCTGTTGATTGTCCATGTTAATGTAGAGGCGCAGGCATCATTCAATAGTTTGGAGCATGAACAAATCGTAAATAGTATTTTTTATGGTGCAAATCTCGCGTTTCAGAAACGCTCTTTCATGTTGACGGAGACAGCTGCAAGTACCTGGTTCGATGTAACGTATTATCGTCTCGCATTAAATATCTTTACCCAATCGAATTCTCTCAAAGGAAAAGTTACGATCAAAGGAATCTGCAGAGACAGTGCAAGTATTCTTACACTTGACCTTGTGAATCGAATGCAAGTAGATTCTGTGCTGGTGGATGGACATACTACATCTGTTGCTCACAACGACAATTCTTTCGACATTTCACTTGCTCGTACTTTTACATCCGGAGAAGTACTTTCGGTTGATGTTTTTTACGAGGGTGCTCCCCTTGCAACGGGATTCGGAAGTTTCATGTTTGATTCTCACTCAGGCGTACCCTGGGTGTACTCTCTCAGCGAACCCTATGGAGCAAAAGACTGGTGGCCCTGTAAAGATGATCCGAGCGATAAAGCCGATTCCGCAGATATCATTGTCACTTGCGATTCAACGTTGAAGGTCGGTTCAGAAGGTACGCTCGTCTCGGTTGTAAACAATGGAAATGGAACATCGACTCACCATTGGAAAGAGCGTTACCCTATCGCTTCATATCTCATCTCAGTTGCAATCACGAACTATACTCAGTTTTCCAATTGGTTTAGGTATTCCGCCACTGATTCCATGGAAATTCTGAACTACGTTCTTCCCGAACATGACTCGACTGCCCGCCAAAATCTCCCGCATGTGGTTCATATGCTGGAGATTTATTCAAACCTTTTTGGACTGTATCCATTTAATAAAGAAAAATATGGTCATTCGGAAATTAGCGGTGGCAGTTCTATGGAACATCAAACCATGACTTCTCTTACATCATTTAACGAAGATGTACTTTCACATGAGCTTGCTCATCAATGGTTTGGAGATATGATTACATGCCAAACGTGGTCGGATCTATGGCTCAACGAAGGTTTTGCACAGTACTCTTCGGCGCTCTATCGCGAACGACAGTACGGGGTTACATCGTACTGGACATATATGAACTCACAGCTCGATCAAGCAAAGTTAGCGCATGGTGCTATTGGAATTCCCGATACGTCTAGTGTCCTCAATCTTTTCAATCCACAAAGAATATATTCGAAAGGAGCTACTGTGTTGCATATGCTTCGACATGTATTGGGAGATAGCATATTTTTCCTTTCGGTCTATACTTATGCCAACGATCCAAAACTAAAATATTCCAGCGCCACAATGAAGGATTTTCAAACTGTGTGCGAAACAGTTGCGGGGAAAAGCCTTGCGTTCTTCTTTCAAGAGTGGCTTTATGGCGATAGGTTTCCCGATTACAGCTATGCGTGGACGTGGAATTCATTGGGTGACTCTTCTTTCATTTTACTTACCATCAATCAGACGACGATTGGAACTACTCCTTCATTTTATACAATGCCTATCGATATTCGTATTTCTGCGAACGGACATGATACGACGATCATAGTATTTAACAATGCACAGCAACAGAATTTTACTATTCCATATCCTGTAAAGCCTTCCGTCGTGTTTCTCGATCCCGAGGGCTGGATATTGAAATTTTTGTTTAGTGAAAACGATCGGCCTCCATCTATTTACCTGTTAGAACAAAACTATCCCAACCCATTCAACTCCACAACCACTATTGTATACCAGATTCCAAGACAGGAACAGGTTGTTCTTAAGATCTACGACATCCTGGGACGTGAGGTCACAACGCTTGTAGATGCAAAACAATATTCCGGAGTCTATGAGTACCAATGGAATCCACATATTATGGCGAGCGGAATATATTTCTACCGTTTGAATACGGGGAGTGTGCAGATTCAAAGGAAAATGGTGCTTCTTAAGTAA
- a CDS encoding DUF190 domain-containing protein, translating to MKLSGEGTLLRIFIGESDKVHHNSLFEAIVLSAREHGIAGTTVLRGVEGFGANSRYIHSAKLLRLSEDLPIVIEIIDTEEKIKSFMPFVNEMIESSGGGAMVTLEKVDVIRYSHGKTE from the coding sequence ATGAAACTTTCGGGCGAAGGAACACTTTTACGGATTTTCATCGGTGAATCAGACAAGGTGCATCACAACTCACTTTTCGAAGCGATTGTTCTTTCGGCACGCGAACATGGTATCGCTGGTACGACGGTTTTGCGCGGTGTTGAAGGATTCGGAGCGAACAGCCGCTACATTCATTCTGCTAAATTATTGCGCCTCTCTGAAGATTTACCTATTGTCATAGAAATTATTGACACAGAGGAAAAGATTAAATCATTCATGCCTTTCGTCAATGAGATGATTGAATCTTCAGGAGGTGGTGCAATGGTTACGCTTGAAAAAGTGGACGTGATTCGTTACTCTCATGGAAAAACCGAATGA
- a CDS encoding branched-chain amino acid transaminase codes for MPVKKVEKIWMNGELVNWDDAKIHVLSHVVHYASSWFEGIRCYDTKKGPMIFRLHAHLRRLYDSAKIYRTEVPYTELEITEAIKKTILANKLRACYIRPIVYRGYGDVGVNPLGCPVDVSIAVWEWGAYLGAEALEKGIDVCVSSWRRPAPNTFATMAKSSGNYLNSQSIKLEALANGYVEGIALDIQGSVSEGSGENIFVIRDKTIYTPPFGSSILPGITRDSVIILAKELGYTIIEMAIPREMLYIADEVFFSGTAAEITPIRSIDKIVIGAGHAGPVTKKLQNAFFKIIQSGKDKHSWLMPVR; via the coding sequence ATGCCAGTCAAAAAAGTTGAAAAAATATGGATGAATGGAGAACTCGTCAATTGGGATGATGCGAAGATTCATGTACTTTCTCACGTTGTGCATTACGCCTCGAGTTGGTTTGAAGGGATTCGTTGTTACGACACAAAAAAAGGACCAATGATATTTCGTCTTCATGCGCACCTTCGGCGGTTATATGATTCTGCAAAAATATATCGGACAGAAGTTCCTTATACTGAATTGGAGATAACGGAAGCAATTAAAAAGACCATTCTTGCAAATAAACTCAGGGCGTGTTATATACGACCAATTGTATACCGAGGATACGGCGACGTTGGCGTGAATCCGCTGGGCTGTCCAGTGGATGTTTCAATTGCCGTGTGGGAATGGGGCGCTTATCTGGGAGCGGAAGCCTTAGAGAAGGGAATCGATGTCTGTGTTTCTTCGTGGAGGCGTCCAGCGCCTAATACATTTGCAACAATGGCTAAATCCAGCGGTAATTATTTGAACTCGCAGTCAATTAAATTGGAAGCACTCGCAAATGGTTATGTGGAAGGCATTGCCCTCGATATTCAGGGCAGTGTCAGTGAAGGAAGCGGCGAGAATATCTTCGTGATTCGTGATAAGACGATCTATACACCTCCGTTTGGGTCTTCAATTTTACCGGGGATTACGCGTGATTCGGTGATTATATTGGCAAAAGAACTTGGTTATACGATAATTGAGATGGCAATTCCGAGAGAGATGCTGTATATTGCCGATGAAGTGTTCTTTAGCGGAACGGCAGCAGAGATAACGCCGATTCGTTCTATAGATAAAATTGTTATCGGCGCAGGTCATGCTGGACCAGTGACAAAGAAACTTCAAAATGCATTTTTTAAGATTATCCAAAGCGGAAAAGACAAGCATAGTTGGTTAATGCCTGTTCGATAA
- the dapF gene encoding diaminopimelate epimerase, producing the protein MEMNHFVKSHGLGNEYVVFDSEYINFQINESNIKKICNVHFGIGSDGILLKIPSNKADFGLKIYNPDGSEAEKSGNGLRIFSKFLYDYKWSKNKKFTIETKGGIVHASVIESLNDRAKIITIDMGKAIFDSKSIPVLNNKPECIDEILTLEDAVFSINCVSVGNPHCVILRDTLDIDQIKKYGPQIENNKIFPHRINVQFAKVLNEKEVEILIWERGAGFTLASGSSSCAVASVLYKKGLIQSDVTIRMLGGTLTIGIDKSWNLQMTGEVKQIAEGNLSADFLNELQ; encoded by the coding sequence ATGGAAATGAACCATTTTGTGAAATCTCATGGATTAGGAAATGAATATGTCGTATTTGATTCAGAATATATTAATTTTCAGATAAACGAATCGAATATCAAAAAAATATGTAATGTACATTTTGGTATTGGCTCCGACGGTATCCTGCTTAAAATCCCGAGCAATAAAGCTGATTTTGGATTGAAAATATATAATCCGGATGGCAGTGAAGCTGAAAAAAGCGGAAATGGGTTAAGAATATTCTCTAAATTCTTATATGATTATAAGTGGAGTAAAAATAAAAAATTTACAATAGAAACAAAAGGTGGAATCGTTCATGCATCTGTTATAGAATCACTCAATGACAGAGCAAAAATTATTACAATTGACATGGGTAAAGCTATTTTCGATAGCAAATCAATACCCGTCCTCAATAATAAACCCGAGTGTATAGATGAAATATTAACTCTTGAGGATGCTGTATTTTCCATCAATTGTGTTTCTGTCGGTAATCCTCATTGCGTGATTTTAAGAGATACACTTGATATCGATCAGATTAAAAAATACGGTCCACAAATAGAAAACAATAAAATTTTTCCTCATAGAATAAACGTCCAATTTGCAAAGGTACTTAATGAGAAGGAAGTTGAAATACTAATATGGGAAAGAGGCGCCGGTTTTACTCTTGCTTCCGGAAGTTCTTCATGCGCTGTTGCTTCTGTTCTCTATAAAAAAGGATTGATTCAATCGGATGTAACAATAAGAATGCTGGGCGGCACGCTTACTATTGGCATTGATAAATCATGGAATTTGCAAATGACCGGTGAAGTAAAACAAATTGCGGAAGGAAATCTTAGTGCAGATTTTCTAAATGAACTACAATAA